A genome region from Streptomyces sp. NBC_01296 includes the following:
- a CDS encoding helical backbone metal receptor, whose translation MRVVSLVPSLTEAVAVSAPGLLAGVTDWCTHPADLGERGAVRIGGTKNPDVERITELRPDLVIANEEENRAPDLAALRAAGVEVLVTEVRDLPQALSELDRVLVGALGLARPQWLDDAEDAWARVEPAGPLRAFVPVWRRPWMVLGRDTFAGDLLARLGVHNVYAGHGERYPRVPVEELAAAECDLVVLPDEPYRFTREDGPEAFPDRPSALVSGRHLTWYGPSLAEAPAVLARALHAAH comes from the coding sequence ATGAGGGTCGTCTCGCTGGTGCCGTCGCTGACCGAGGCGGTCGCGGTGAGCGCCCCCGGGCTGCTCGCCGGGGTGACCGACTGGTGCACCCATCCCGCGGACCTCGGGGAGCGGGGCGCGGTGCGCATCGGGGGTACGAAGAACCCCGACGTGGAGCGGATCACGGAGCTGCGCCCGGACCTGGTGATCGCCAACGAGGAGGAGAACCGGGCCCCGGACCTGGCGGCGCTGCGGGCGGCCGGCGTGGAGGTGCTGGTCACCGAGGTACGGGACCTCCCGCAGGCGCTCTCCGAGCTGGACCGGGTGCTGGTGGGGGCCCTGGGGCTGGCGAGGCCGCAGTGGCTGGACGACGCCGAGGACGCATGGGCGCGGGTGGAGCCGGCCGGCCCGCTGCGGGCCTTCGTACCCGTGTGGCGGCGGCCCTGGATGGTGCTGGGCCGGGACACCTTCGCGGGCGATCTGCTGGCGCGCCTGGGCGTGCACAACGTCTACGCCGGCCACGGCGAGCGGTACCCGCGGGTGCCGGTGGAGGAGCTGGCCGCCGCCGAGTGCGATCTGGTGGTGCTGCCCGACGAGCCGTACCGCTTCACGCGCGAGGACGGCCCGGAAGCCTTCCCGGACCGTCCGTCCGCCCTGGTCAGCGGCCGCCACCTGACCTGGTACGGCCCCTCGCTGGCCGAGGCCCCGGCGGTGCTGGCACGGGCCCTGCACGCCGCGCACTGA